From one Bacteroidales bacterium genomic stretch:
- a CDS encoding iron-containing alcohol dehydrogenase, whose translation MIDSFQFSSLPEIIFGQGKRNELPAAVKAWGNRVLLLTGSSSIHDSGHGEEIISGLQAAKLELKHEVIAHEPSPALIDHIVEKYRPSGIQVVAAVGGGSVMDAGKAVSAMIPVEGSIRDYLEGVGEKTHPGHKIPFIAMPTTSGTGSEMTKNAVISEVGETGFKKSLRHDNFIPELAIIDPEMMLSCPARLTATSGMDAFSQLLESYLSTKANAMTDALALQGLKHIKKYLLRAFLEGEQNLEARSGMALAALFSGITLAHAGLGLVHGFASPLGGFYHIPHGVACGSLMAPVFAQTIDNLLEQPDHPAINKLIIVSKVFADFKYKQNLEYLQAFKEKLIHIATLLEMPLLSDFGLNEEGIQKVIDCTSYKYHPVKLSHEQMVQVLKTRI comes from the coding sequence ATGATTGACTCTTTTCAGTTTTCTTCTCTTCCGGAGATTATTTTTGGTCAGGGGAAGAGAAACGAACTGCCTGCCGCCGTAAAAGCCTGGGGTAACAGGGTTTTGCTTCTTACCGGATCCTCTTCCATTCATGACTCCGGGCATGGAGAAGAAATTATTTCCGGTCTGCAAGCTGCAAAGCTGGAGCTGAAGCACGAGGTGATCGCACATGAGCCATCCCCTGCACTTATTGATCATATTGTAGAGAAGTACAGGCCCTCAGGGATCCAAGTGGTTGCTGCTGTGGGGGGCGGAAGTGTGATGGATGCAGGGAAAGCTGTCTCTGCCATGATTCCGGTGGAGGGGAGTATCCGGGACTATCTGGAGGGTGTTGGAGAGAAAACGCACCCTGGCCATAAAATCCCGTTCATTGCCATGCCCACAACCTCGGGCACAGGCAGCGAGATGACAAAAAATGCAGTGATTTCAGAAGTTGGAGAAACAGGTTTTAAAAAGTCCCTGCGACATGATAACTTCATTCCTGAACTGGCTATTATTGATCCGGAAATGATGCTCTCCTGTCCCGCCAGGCTAACGGCTACTTCTGGGATGGATGCCTTTTCGCAGTTGCTGGAATCATATTTGTCAACCAAAGCCAATGCCATGACCGATGCTCTGGCTCTGCAGGGTCTGAAGCATATTAAAAAATATTTGCTCCGGGCATTTCTGGAGGGTGAACAGAACCTTGAAGCTCGTTCAGGAATGGCTTTGGCAGCTCTGTTTTCGGGAATTACACTGGCACATGCGGGACTGGGACTGGTGCACGGATTTGCTTCTCCTTTGGGAGGTTTTTACCACATCCCTCACGGAGTGGCATGCGGTTCTTTGATGGCTCCTGTTTTCGCTCAGACCATAGACAATCTGCTGGAACAGCCCGATCATCCTGCCATAAATAAATTAATCATTGTCAGCAAGGTCTTTGCCGACTTTAAGTATAAACAGAATCTGGAGTATCTTCAGGCCTTCAAAGAAAAGCTGATTCATATTGCCACTCTTTTGGAAATGCCCCTTCTGTCTGATTTTGGATTAAACGAGGAAGGCATTCAAAAGGTGATTGACTGCACTTCTTATAAGTATCATCCAGTGAAGCTTAGCCATGAACAGATGGTTCAGGTTCTAAAGACCAGGATCTGA
- a CDS encoding MarC family protein: MVEILAAFMVLFAIIDILGSIPIILDIKTKTGAIFPGKTSLVAFAIMLLFLFIGEPLLAIFGVDISSFAIAGSIILLLMGLEMVLGIQLFKHESGGSGAIVPIAFPLIAGAGSITTLLSLRAEYHSINILVALSLNMIIVYLVLRLTTFFERILGLNGLHIIRKFFGIILLAIAIKLFLSNTGIEIPK, from the coding sequence ATGGTAGAAATCCTGGCAGCCTTTATGGTGCTGTTTGCGATTATTGATATCCTGGGATCGATTCCCATTATTCTGGATATCAAGACAAAGACCGGAGCCATCTTCCCTGGTAAAACAAGCCTGGTGGCCTTTGCAATTATGCTGCTGTTCCTGTTTATTGGTGAACCTTTGCTGGCAATTTTTGGCGTGGATATATCGTCCTTTGCCATTGCAGGATCTATCATCTTACTGCTGATGGGACTTGAAATGGTACTAGGAATTCAACTTTTTAAACACGAATCTGGAGGCTCCGGGGCTATTGTTCCCATTGCTTTCCCCCTGATTGCCGGAGCCGGTTCAATTACAACACTTCTTTCCTTAAGGGCTGAGTATCATAGTATAAATATTCTTGTGGCACTTTCATTAAATATGATTATTGTCTATCTTGTACTCCGGCTCACAACCTTTTTTGAACGGATACTTGGACTAAACGGCCTGCACATTATCAGGAAATTCTTTGGAATTATCCTACTGGCCATTGCCATCAAGCTATTCTTATCAAATACGGGGATTGAGATACCTAAATGA
- a CDS encoding thioredoxin family protein has translation MKKAILVFLLFMAARLWLFGGLKPGDKAVGFALLSVDSSMVSLSDYLDQKGLILVFTNVPCPFSKAYEQRIIDLHNTYANLGFPVVAINSNNPDMSPQDSFEHMQLRARKMAYPFPYLKDSTEEVCRAYGATRTPQIFLLERSGNGFTVAYLGAIDDNSLDARSVSNRYLENAIRALTLGERPEPATTRAIGCLLKIKDR, from the coding sequence TGGTGTTTCTGCTTTTCATGGCCGCCAGGCTGTGGCTCTTTGGCGGTCTGAAGCCCGGGGATAAAGCAGTCGGATTCGCCTTGCTGAGTGTGGACAGCTCCATGGTATCCCTTTCCGATTACTTGGATCAGAAAGGTCTGATCCTGGTATTCACCAACGTACCCTGCCCCTTTTCAAAGGCCTACGAGCAGCGAATTATTGACCTTCACAATACCTATGCAAACCTGGGCTTCCCGGTAGTGGCCATTAATTCGAACAATCCGGATATGTCTCCCCAGGACAGCTTTGAACATATGCAGCTGCGTGCAAGGAAGATGGCCTATCCCTTTCCCTACCTGAAAGACTCCACTGAGGAGGTCTGCAGGGCTTATGGGGCTACCCGGACCCCACAGATCTTCCTGCTGGAGAGGAGCGGCAATGGTTTCACCGTGGCCTATCTGGGAGCAATAGATGACAACTCCCTGGATGCCAGATCAGTTTCAAACAGGTACCTGGAAAACGCCATCCGGGCCCTTACCCTGGGAGAGCGACCCGAACCGGCCACCACCCGGGCCATTGGTTGCCTGCTTAAAATCAAAGACCGATAA